ATGGAGCCGGTTAGACCAATGCTTACGAATTTTGTGGTTGACCTATTCCTTTCTGGTAAACTTGGTAAGGCTCACTTTCTGGACGATAAAAAGCTAAATAAAGAGGGGCTAAGTGTAGTGGTGGAGCAATACCACACTATCACGCAAAGGTGTGTGGAGGAGCTTTATAGCAGTATTTCTAAAATATTTAACATGGAGGAAGGCGATGAGACTTGTAGTGTATGACTATACAGAAGAGAACATAAGGAGCAGGGTTAGAAAATCTTTGAAAAAGGATGGGTTTCATGTCCAGCTCAGTGTTTTTGAAACGCAGGAGAGCCTGCAGGACATTAAGTCAAAGATAATAAGAGAGGATAGCCCAAATTTTCGTATTGTAGTCTTCAGGATAAGAAGAAATGCACAAACTATAAAAATAGGTAAGCACTTTGACCATAGCGATGATATAGTGCTTTAGAGTTTGGTTTATGTCCTTGAGTGAGAAAATGCTGTAAAATAACTCTTATGACCTTTCAGGAAATTATTATGACTTTGCATCGCTTTTGGGCGGAGAGGGGCTGTGCGATTTGGCAACCCTATGATATAGAAACCGGTGCGGGGACTATGAACCCTGCCACTTTTCTCAAGGTGCTTGGCAGAAAGCCGTGGAACGTGGCGTATGTGGAGCCTTCAAGGAGACCGAAGGATGGACGCTATGGCGAAAACCCTAACAGACTTCAGCACTACTTTCAGTTTCAAGTTATCCTAAAGCCTGCACCAGACAACCCTCAGGAGATATACTTGGATAGCCTAAGGGCACTTGGTATAAACCCAGAGGAGCACGATATTCGTTTTGTGGAGGATGACTGGGAGTCTCCTACTTTGGGTGCTTGGGGTCTTGGGTGGGAGGTGTGGTTGGACGGTATGGAAATAACTCAGTTTACCTACTTCCAGCAGGCGGGTGGGCTTGACCTTGAGGAGATATCGGTGGAGATAACCTACGGGCTTGAGAGGATTGCCATGTATCTTCAGGATGTGGACAGTGTGTTTGATATAAAGTGGAACGAGTGGCTCACCTACGGAGAGGTCTTTAAGCCTGCGGAATACCAGTGGAGCGTATACAACTTTGAAAAGTCAGACCCAAAGGTGCTTTTTGAACTTTATGAAATATACGAAAAGGAAACCAAAAGACTTCTTGAGGAAGGTCTTGTGCTTCCTGCCTACGACCATCTTCTCAAATGTTCTCATACCTTTAACCTTCTTGACGCAAGGGGTGTTATCTCTGTTCAAGAAAGGGCAAGATATATAAGAAGGATGAACGCCTTAGCTCAAAGGGTGGCAAAGCTATACATTGAGACTATGGTGGAGGAAAACAAGATAAATTCCTTACACTCCTTAGAGAATACAGGATAACTATACACAAAATAGCAAAAGACCAGTGTAAGTGGTAATAGTTATCAACTCAACTCATTAGAGATATCCTTGAGCTTTAGTCAAGCACCCTAACCGCTATTATAGATTTATATAAGTTTCTCAACCTGTCTCTTTCAAGAAGGTTTTTATAGATGCTGTTTACATGCCATTGAGAACCATCCTCTCTTCTTAGTCTATGGACCGCATGGTAGATAACTGGCTGACCTTCCTCAAAACCCCCGTATATCATTACATGACCTCTCATAAAAAGAAGCGTCCTAAAGGGTGGCAGGGCTCTGAGAGTTTCTTTAAACTCTTCGTAGCTACCAAAACTTTCCGCTACGAGCCTGCCTATCTGTGCCTGCTGAGAGGAGTTTCTTGGAAGCTCAAGTCCATATATGGCATAAAGGCTTTGCACCAAGGAAGAGCAATCCCACCTTCCTTCCTTTCCACCCCAATCGTAAGGTGTGCCAAGAAGACTGTCTAAGATGGACTTAGTCCTTCTTTCGTTAAAGGCTATATAGCCTTCCTCAAGACCTTCTGTCCTTTTTATCCATACCCTCCTCTTGTCTGGAAGGACTACCTTGTAGAGGTCTCCCTTCTTCTCTTCGTAGTAGACCTTTGAACCAAGTCCAAAGACAGTGTTATCTACCTTTACACTTCCCTTGGTTACCACCAAAAAGGGTAAGCTCATAACCTTGAGAAGCTCCTTTCTTTCCACAAAAACCACATCCTCTCTCCTTACCCAGCCTCTCATATAGGGTGCAT
This genomic stretch from Aquificaceae bacterium harbors:
- the cas2 gene encoding CRISPR-associated endonuclease Cas2, whose translation is MRLVVYDYTEENIRSRVRKSLKKDGFHVQLSVFETQESLQDIKSKIIREDSPNFRIVVFRIRRNAQTIKIGKHFDHSDDIVL
- a CDS encoding glycine--tRNA ligase subunit alpha, producing the protein MTFQEIIMTLHRFWAERGCAIWQPYDIETGAGTMNPATFLKVLGRKPWNVAYVEPSRRPKDGRYGENPNRLQHYFQFQVILKPAPDNPQEIYLDSLRALGINPEEHDIRFVEDDWESPTLGAWGLGWEVWLDGMEITQFTYFQQAGGLDLEEISVEITYGLERIAMYLQDVDSVFDIKWNEWLTYGEVFKPAEYQWSVYNFEKSDPKVLFELYEIYEKETKRLLEEGLVLPAYDHLLKCSHTFNLLDARGVISVQERARYIRRMNALAQRVAKLYIETMVEENKINSLHSLENTG
- a CDS encoding SH3 domain-containing protein, which codes for MRLLILLVLLNLSFALDRVRINEQSYRLIEYMKRIEEFPQRLRGEQIKYWITQDRFPEGRLFIGDRLFTEKDLENFMQEANLSAIPEEVYVRYGWTLRRTNMRMYPSDAVVHKGNPKIDYNQYTLLEPHTPLAILHSSKSGRWLYAHAPYMRGWVRREDVVFVERKELLKVMSLPFLVVTKGSVKVDNTVFGLGSKVYYEEKKGDLYKVVLPDKRRVWIKRTEGLEEGYIAFNERRTKSILDSLLGTPYDWGGKEGRWDCSSLVQSLYAIYGLELPRNSSQQAQIGRLVAESFGSYEEFKETLRALPPFRTLLFMRGHVMIYGGFEEGQPVIYHAVHRLRREDGSQWHVNSIYKNLLERDRLRNLYKSIIAVRVLD